A single Dehalococcoidia bacterium DNA region contains:
- a CDS encoding LiaF domain-containing protein, producing the protein MRSLAIIGTSRLGKESWRPGKKVTAVAFIGGCEIDFRKAELEEGTTVVNAVSILGEVNIVVNPGTAVTMSGISIGGTRGIGRSRKAADSSPHSKSIHVKTFCLIGGCYVSETSEYDYQWTNYTPKKK; encoded by the coding sequence ATGAGAAGTTTAGCAATAATTGGAACCTCCAGGCTGGGGAAAGAATCCTGGCGTCCCGGCAAGAAAGTCACAGCTGTTGCGTTCATAGGCGGCTGCGAAATAGACTTCAGAAAGGCCGAGCTTGAGGAAGGCACCACTGTCGTCAATGCGGTATCCATCCTGGGAGAAGTCAATATCGTGGTTAATCCGGGCACAGCGGTGACCATGTCCGGCATATCCATAGGCGGCACAAGAGGAATCGGCCGTTCCAGAAAAGCGGCTGACTCTTCTCCCCACAGTAAGTCGATTCACGTTAAGACGTTCTGCCTTATCGGCGGATGCTACGTAAGTGAAACGAGTGAGTACGATTATCAATGGACTAATTACACACCTAAAAAGAAATAG
- a CDS encoding MarR family transcriptional regulator has translation MAEMLEIMGNNLESQDKASHLTSFLKYLNEISAKLISPPDEEIEYIRTQLGKALSREVPAFSGTPGVFYNLSRTLYHNSNLTMGELSQALSVPLSTATRMVDWWVENEFAQRLNDPGDRRVVRVSLTDTGKRLHELIEKSLSENVQQCLNCLTSEEQTVLLTLIRKVAQGLK, from the coding sequence ATGGCGGAAATGTTGGAAATAATGGGCAATAATCTCGAATCGCAAGACAAAGCATCACATCTGACCAGCTTTCTCAAGTATCTAAATGAGATAAGCGCCAAGCTTATATCCCCACCGGACGAAGAGATCGAATACATAAGAACACAGCTGGGAAAAGCTTTATCCAGAGAAGTTCCGGCTTTTTCCGGAACCCCAGGTGTTTTTTATAATCTCAGCAGAACGCTCTACCATAACAGCAACCTGACCATGGGAGAGCTCAGCCAGGCGCTTTCAGTTCCATTATCGACAGCGACACGCATGGTTGACTGGTGGGTTGAGAACGAGTTCGCGCAGAGGCTTAACGACCCGGGAGACCGCAGGGTAGTTCGTGTATCACTTACAGACACCGGCAAAAGATTGCATGAACTGATAGAAAAATCGCTGTCGGAAAACGTACAGCAATGTCTTAACTGTTTGACCTCCGAGGAACAAACTGTACTGCTGACTTTAATTCGCAAGGTGGCACAGGGCTTGAAGTGA
- a CDS encoding CoA-binding protein, whose protein sequence is MPLYPGFEDAIKPKTIAVVGASRKPLLFGDFVANLQRAGFPGRIYPVNPKAEGKEIHGLKSYHDLLSIPEHVDLVTATVPAKDIIPMLEDCVTVGIKNVQIFTAGFKESGEAEGIALEEKLKAIATRGKINVLGPNCMGLHIPASKITTWETLNPEPGHVGFISQSGGHAGTFVIESADYDIRVSKVMSFGNAAVIDSVDLLEYLAEDPETKIICMYLEGVKNGGKLTKLVREINKTKPVIIWKGGATPSGARAAASHTGSLGGEQQVWEAFFRQTGAIRVEGIEELLNQVMTFLYLRPPEDNRMALIAGGGGNSVACSDVCDQNGLVLPAFAETTRKALLKFIVAEGTITRNPIDIAFAMVDLDVLIRSLELSAADPNIDFVVFALPPGVILLGASKHTKNENISFEDAIKKHTNLVLDTLTKFDRENASGKPLVVVLQGGLIRFLPGQREQLRIDLINAGIPTYFSLEQASRAIGKFLKYHRFHHHKPKYSLP, encoded by the coding sequence ATGCCGCTTTATCCGGGCTTTGAAGATGCGATAAAACCGAAAACAATAGCTGTGGTGGGGGCTTCCAGGAAGCCCCTTCTATTTGGCGACTTCGTAGCCAACTTACAGCGTGCCGGATTTCCCGGACGCATATACCCTGTAAACCCAAAAGCCGAGGGCAAGGAGATACACGGACTTAAGTCATACCATGACCTGCTTTCGATACCGGAACACGTCGATCTAGTTACAGCGACCGTACCGGCAAAGGATATCATACCTATGCTTGAGGATTGTGTTACCGTCGGCATAAAGAACGTGCAGATATTCACGGCCGGGTTCAAGGAATCGGGGGAGGCGGAGGGGATAGCGCTTGAAGAAAAGCTCAAAGCTATTGCCACGAGAGGCAAGATAAACGTGCTCGGCCCCAATTGCATGGGACTTCATATACCGGCATCGAAAATAACAACATGGGAAACGCTCAATCCGGAGCCCGGCCATGTAGGATTCATATCCCAGAGCGGAGGCCATGCCGGCACCTTTGTCATCGAATCAGCCGACTACGACATCCGAGTCAGCAAGGTGATGAGCTTTGGCAATGCCGCCGTCATCGACAGCGTGGACCTGCTCGAATATCTGGCCGAAGATCCGGAGACGAAGATTATCTGTATGTACCTGGAAGGAGTGAAGAACGGCGGCAAGCTGACAAAGCTGGTAAGGGAGATAAACAAGACAAAACCCGTCATCATCTGGAAGGGCGGCGCGACACCAAGCGGCGCCCGCGCCGCGGCCTCGCACACCGGCTCCCTGGGAGGTGAACAACAGGTCTGGGAGGCCTTTTTTAGACAGACCGGAGCGATCAGGGTGGAGGGCATAGAAGAACTGCTGAACCAGGTCATGACATTCCTATATCTGCGACCGCCTGAAGACAACCGAATGGCTTTAATCGCCGGCGGCGGAGGAAACAGCGTGGCCTGCTCCGACGTCTGCGACCAGAACGGACTGGTGCTGCCGGCATTCGCCGAGACGACACGTAAAGCCCTGCTCAAATTCATAGTTGCGGAGGGAACGATCACCCGTAACCCCATCGACATTGCTTTTGCGATGGTGGACCTCGATGTGCTGATACGCTCTCTCGAGTTATCCGCGGCCGATCCGAACATCGATTTCGTCGTGTTCGCGCTGCCGCCCGGTGTCATACTCCTGGGCGCCAGTAAACACACCAAGAACGAGAACATCTCTTTTGAGGACGCGATTAAGAAGCACACAAATCTCGTGCTTGATACGCTTACGAAGTTCGACCGCGAGAACGCATCGGGTAAACCGCTAGTGGTAGTGCTGCAGGGCGGATTGATCAGATTTCTTCCGGGACAGCGCGAACAGCTAAGAATAGACCTGATAAACGCCGGAATACCTACATATTTCTCACTTGAACAGGCCAGCCGCGCTATCGGTAAGTTCCTGAAATACCATCGTTTCCATCACCACAAACCGAAATATAGCCTGCCGTAA
- the mnmE gene encoding tRNA uridine-5-carboxymethylaminomethyl(34) synthesis GTPase MnmE, whose translation MYNDTIAAISTPLGEGGIGIVRLSGPEALAIAGKVFDATLEDHGVVHGHIIDPDTKDIVDDVLACYMAAPHTYTAEDVVEINCHGGPMPLLSILELLLKQDARLANPGEFTLRAFLNGRIDLAQAESVLDIIRAKTQAGLRVAVGGLEGKLSQAVKDVRAEIMKVLAYLTARIDFPEDEIEEQDIVPILGEARDKLRLISDSADQGMIYRQGVRTAIVGRRNVGKSSLLNRLLKQDRAIVSPVPGTTRDTIEEIANIRGVPFVMIDTAGMDKRQGRVESMGIERSREAVAKADFVLLVVDSSAPLRSTDKEIVAMLEGKPVLVAANKSDLKQRAHLDDIPFDKVHVSALTGDGIDRLEDKMFDFVFGGKTVSSDAILVSNPRHKSCLEQAIRHIDQALHGIDTRIPDDFVTIDLTSALNTLGEITGETVTDELLETIFSNFCIGK comes from the coding sequence ATGTATAACGACACAATAGCAGCCATATCGACGCCTTTAGGCGAGGGGGGTATCGGCATCGTGCGGCTGAGCGGCCCCGAGGCGCTGGCGATAGCCGGCAAAGTTTTCGACGCCACGTTGGAAGACCATGGTGTTGTCCACGGACATATAATCGACCCTGATACAAAAGACATTGTCGATGATGTGCTGGCCTGCTATATGGCCGCGCCGCACACGTACACCGCCGAGGACGTAGTCGAGATAAACTGCCACGGCGGCCCGATGCCGCTGTTATCGATATTGGAATTATTGCTCAAGCAGGACGCGCGACTGGCCAACCCAGGCGAGTTCACGCTGCGCGCTTTCCTTAACGGCAGGATCGACCTGGCGCAGGCGGAATCAGTTCTCGATATCATAAGAGCGAAAACGCAGGCCGGCCTGAGAGTCGCCGTTGGAGGGCTCGAAGGCAAATTGTCGCAAGCCGTCAAAGACGTTCGGGCTGAAATAATGAAAGTCCTGGCCTACCTCACCGCAAGGATCGACTTCCCTGAAGACGAGATCGAGGAACAGGATATAGTCCCGATACTGGGAGAAGCCCGCGACAAATTGAGATTAATCAGCGATAGCGCGGATCAGGGCATGATATACCGCCAGGGCGTCAGGACAGCCATCGTGGGACGGCGCAATGTGGGCAAGTCCAGCCTGCTCAATCGCCTGCTGAAACAGGACCGCGCCATCGTCAGCCCGGTGCCGGGAACCACGAGAGACACCATCGAGGAAATCGCAAACATTCGCGGTGTGCCGTTCGTTATGATCGACACTGCGGGTATGGATAAAAGACAGGGGCGCGTGGAATCTATGGGTATCGAGCGCAGCCGCGAGGCCGTCGCCAAGGCCGACTTTGTGCTTCTTGTGGTCGATTCGAGCGCCCCTCTTAGAAGCACCGATAAGGAAATTGTCGCGATGCTGGAGGGAAAGCCTGTGCTGGTTGCCGCGAATAAAAGCGACCTGAAACAGCGGGCGCATCTCGATGACATCCCGTTCGACAAAGTACACGTCTCCGCTCTGACCGGCGACGGCATAGACCGCCTCGAAGATAAAATGTTCGACTTCGTGTTCGGAGGCAAGACTGTATCCAGCGACGCGATCCTCGTTTCCAATCCCAGGCATAAGTCCTGCCTCGAGCAGGCGATCAGGCACATCGACCAGGCTTTGCATGGCATCGACACGCGGATACCGGACGACTTTGTGACGATCGATCTTACGTCTGCTCTGAATACGCTCGGAGAGATAACCGGCGAGACGGTGACCGACGAACTGCTGGAGACGATCTTCAGCAACTTCTGCATCGGAAAGTAG
- a CDS encoding NYN domain-containing protein, giving the protein MESRVAIFIDGSNLYHALRSNFGRHDLNFSEFANRLCGNRFLFRTYYYNVLQSSSGRTDGIREQQDFLNALRETPYLEVRLGSTKLSQGVAVEKGVDVMLATDLLHFAWNNLYDVAVLVSGDSDYAYALQAVKNMGKHVEVAYFENNISRDLLDISDKRHLLDIKFFKGLWTGSVPPYRRKRKMRPIGKVLPPNKG; this is encoded by the coding sequence ATGGAAAGTAGGGTAGCTATTTTCATCGACGGCAGCAATCTCTATCATGCGTTGCGCTCCAATTTCGGGCGCCACGATCTTAATTTTTCCGAGTTTGCCAACAGGCTGTGCGGGAATCGTTTTCTGTTTCGAACATATTATTACAATGTATTACAGAGTTCGAGCGGGAGGACGGACGGTATCCGCGAGCAGCAGGATTTCCTCAACGCCCTGCGCGAGACGCCGTATCTGGAGGTCAGGCTGGGCAGCACAAAGTTATCGCAAGGGGTGGCGGTGGAGAAGGGTGTGGACGTGATGCTCGCCACGGACCTGCTGCATTTCGCCTGGAACAATCTGTATGACGTCGCCGTGCTGGTGAGCGGCGACTCCGATTACGCATACGCTTTGCAGGCCGTCAAAAATATGGGCAAACATGTCGAGGTCGCTTATTTTGAGAATAACATTTCCAGGGATCTGCTGGACATCTCGGATAAGAGGCATCTATTGGATATTAAGTTCTTCAAAGGATTATGGACGGGCAGTGTTCCCCCGTATCGCCGCAAGCGCAAGATGCGTCCGATCGGCAAGGTGCTGCCGCCCAATAAAGGCTAG
- a CDS encoding MFS transporter has product MQQFYKKQRNGLGVNRNVFVLGWVSFFTDVSSEMIFRAFPLFLNALGVGTSIIGLIEGLGYSAANLVKILSGWGSDRLGERKWITAAGYGLSTLVKPFLLIASSWGLALVIRVIERAGKGVRISPRDALIADCTTDGTAGRGFGFQKAMDSFGAMVGVAIAALVIYFILGPDKVLTVETFHWLVIIGVVPAFIAVLLIVFFVKQTRPTWAERLAARRLAQPRILDKRFIMFLTVMVLFNLGNSADAFLILRAGNVGVSVFYVFLLLILYNLIYALVSFPIGRLSDRIGRKKIIVIGWSIYVVTYILMAVASSEWYMLIVAITYGLYAGLAEGVTKAFVCDIVSPRRRGIAYGLYHGMVGFALLLASVIAGVLWQHVNPSAAFYFGAAMSGLAMIGMVFFVKELHITAK; this is encoded by the coding sequence ATGCAACAATTCTACAAAAAGCAGAGAAACGGCCTCGGGGTTAACCGCAACGTCTTCGTCCTCGGCTGGGTAAGCTTCTTCACCGATGTCTCCAGCGAGATGATATTCAGGGCATTCCCCCTCTTTCTCAATGCATTGGGAGTTGGCACTTCCATCATCGGCCTGATCGAAGGATTGGGCTACAGCGCGGCAAATCTCGTCAAGATACTGAGCGGCTGGGGCAGCGACAGGCTGGGCGAACGCAAATGGATTACCGCCGCGGGATACGGTCTCTCAACGCTGGTCAAACCGTTCCTGCTCATCGCATCAAGCTGGGGATTGGCGCTTGTCATACGTGTAATTGAGCGCGCGGGAAAGGGCGTGCGCATCTCTCCCCGCGATGCGTTGATCGCCGATTGCACTACGGATGGAACGGCGGGACGAGGTTTCGGCTTCCAGAAGGCCATGGATAGTTTCGGAGCCATGGTAGGCGTTGCCATAGCCGCGCTTGTTATCTACTTTATACTGGGCCCGGATAAGGTATTAACGGTAGAGACTTTTCACTGGCTGGTAATCATCGGGGTTGTTCCGGCTTTTATAGCCGTGCTTCTCATCGTATTCTTCGTCAAGCAAACAAGGCCGACCTGGGCCGAGCGTCTGGCCGCCAGACGTTTAGCTCAACCCAGGATACTAGACAAACGCTTCATCATGTTCCTTACGGTTATGGTGCTGTTCAACCTGGGCAACTCGGCGGATGCATTTCTTATATTGCGGGCCGGCAACGTAGGCGTATCGGTTTTCTACGTTTTCCTCCTGCTCATTCTGTATAATCTGATCTATGCTCTGGTATCCTTTCCCATAGGGAGACTTTCGGACAGAATAGGTCGCAAGAAGATTATCGTGATCGGGTGGAGCATATATGTCGTCACTTACATTCTAATGGCGGTGGCGTCTTCGGAATGGTACATGTTAATCGTCGCTATTACTTATGGGCTTTACGCCGGTCTGGCGGAGGGAGTGACCAAGGCGTTTGTATGCGATATCGTTTCGCCAAGGAGGCGGGGCATAGCGTACGGACTGTATCACGGAATGGTGGGATTTGCGCTGCTTCTCGCCAGCGTGATCGCCGGGGTGTTATGGCAGCATGTGAATCCGTCCGCGGCATTCTACTTTGGGGCGGCGATGTCCGGCCTGGCGATGATCGGCATGGTGTTCTTCGTGAAAGAGTTGCATATAACGGCAAAATAG
- the sucD gene encoding succinate--CoA ligase subunit alpha — MSVLVNENTKLLVQGITGNEGSFHTKRCMAFGTKVVAGVTPGKGGNKFEDVPVFNYVDQAVKETGANASMIFVPPAFAAEAIIEAADAGIELVVCITDGIPTLDMVTVLGYLRNKKTRLIGPNCPGLIAPKYKCKIGLMPGDISKPGNVGVVSRSGTLTYEAIAQLTEQGIGQSTCVGIGGDPLIGTTFLDMLELFEKDKETEMVILIGEIGGVAEQQAAEFIKAKMSKPVVSFISGSSAPPGKRMGHAGAIITGSSGTAAEKFAALKAAGAHIASSPAEIGALAKKVLKS; from the coding sequence GTGAGCGTACTGGTAAATGAAAATACCAAGCTGCTCGTGCAGGGAATAACCGGCAACGAGGGCAGCTTTCATACTAAGAGGTGCATGGCCTTCGGCACCAAAGTGGTGGCCGGGGTCACGCCGGGCAAGGGCGGGAACAAGTTCGAGGACGTTCCCGTGTTCAACTATGTCGATCAGGCGGTGAAGGAGACCGGCGCCAACGCCAGCATGATATTCGTGCCGCCGGCCTTCGCGGCCGAGGCCATAATCGAGGCGGCGGACGCCGGGATAGAGCTTGTGGTCTGCATCACGGACGGCATACCGACCCTGGACATGGTCACGGTGCTCGGTTATCTTAGGAACAAGAAGACGCGGCTCATCGGGCCCAACTGCCCCGGTCTGATAGCGCCGAAGTACAAGTGCAAGATCGGCCTCATGCCGGGCGACATCAGCAAGCCGGGCAACGTGGGCGTCGTGTCGCGCAGCGGCACGCTGACATATGAGGCTATAGCCCAGCTCACGGAGCAGGGCATCGGGCAGTCAACCTGCGTCGGCATCGGCGGAGACCCGCTGATCGGCACCACGTTCCTGGATATGCTGGAGCTTTTCGAAAAGGACAAGGAGACCGAGATGGTTATCCTTATCGGCGAGATAGGCGGCGTGGCGGAGCAGCAGGCCGCGGAGTTCATCAAGGCCAAGATGTCCAAGCCCGTCGTATCCTTCATCTCCGGCAGCAGCGCGCCTCCGGGCAAGCGCATGGGGCATGCCGGCGCCATAATAACGGGCAGCTCGGGCACCGCGGCGGAGAAGTTCGCCGCGCTTAAGGCCGCCGGGGCGCATATCGCGTCGAGCCCGGCCGAGATCGGCGCGCTGGCCAAGAAGGTTTTGAAGTCTTGA
- a CDS encoding hydrophobe/amphiphile efflux-3 (HAE3) family transporter yields the protein MKRVFKHLGIFIENKRILLIILGFALMIPAALGATQLEMETGYSTFISEDSPEYQDYVRFTDHFSDNVLAVLITADDITKLLDPSNLAAMEAIENEMGGNENVLSTIGPTFFLKQAIYQQTGTPALPGDTQTALYIVIDPATGEVRDGFSSVFPDTEHALIAVTLKGGLSQEEESDIVEAAREAVSASGLQGVDTIVTGAPVIWASISDLMMSSMQDMLLVSVGLMLLILVLIFSVRGFFAWRWLPLGVVFIGIIYTFGIMGVLSIPITMVTMAVFPIIIGLGVDYAIQFHNRYDEESRRGETVKQAIVDAVTHIGPAIGVAIITACLGFAALYFSPVPMIKDFGSMLIIGVLTCYVLAIFFLLAILYNHDYRRARAKAPTKAAKARAERAFYALAIFAAYICINAIALTSNPDLGDYKDILVIIGAGSLLIAAFTLLSVVIRRIRKINNGKKSENSHMGFVEKGLHKMAPRIIRSRAVILPIALALTIAGVIADGHIETETDELNFISEDVPVIEDMLLLQDISGGFLSANILIEADDISNPATLEWMLGVESQIMNNGYQGVLGTNSIASTVYGMAGGQIPPDTGQIKGLISALPTQVSRNLITEDYKAANIIVSLDSLMGSEETEPFIESLRSYISTAPSGVSGVVTGMPVIGKKMWDALTGGRVEMTFIGIAMVFGGLLILFRLRIIRALMATVPIALIVGWSSGVMWLLGIKYTPLTSTLSALIIGIGVEFTVLLMMRYYEERQRGEEPFTAMVTAMTKIGRAIVASGLTVIGGFGALLIARDFAILVDFGVVTMINVAFALVSTLFVLPPLIVWIDSWQSRKELKARRRAKHRAQTKQTKKSELPAAG from the coding sequence ATGAAACGAGTATTCAAACACCTGGGTATTTTTATTGAAAATAAGCGGATTTTATTAATCATCCTCGGATTTGCCCTCATGATCCCCGCGGCCCTGGGCGCGACACAGTTGGAGATGGAAACCGGATACTCCACATTCATCTCGGAGGACTCCCCCGAATACCAGGACTACGTCAGATTTACAGATCATTTCAGCGATAACGTGCTGGCCGTATTGATCACAGCCGATGATATCACCAAGCTGCTCGATCCGTCGAACCTGGCCGCGATGGAGGCCATCGAGAACGAGATGGGCGGCAACGAGAATGTACTGAGCACCATAGGCCCTACTTTCTTCTTGAAGCAAGCCATCTATCAGCAGACCGGAACCCCCGCGCTGCCCGGCGACACACAAACCGCACTCTATATAGTAATCGATCCCGCGACCGGCGAGGTTCGCGACGGATTCTCCAGCGTTTTCCCCGATACAGAGCACGCGCTTATCGCGGTAACCCTGAAAGGAGGCCTCTCCCAGGAAGAAGAATCAGATATTGTCGAAGCCGCCCGTGAAGCGGTCAGCGCGTCCGGCCTTCAGGGTGTAGACACTATCGTTACAGGAGCTCCCGTTATATGGGCCTCGATAAGCGACCTCATGATGAGCAGCATGCAGGACATGCTTCTTGTCTCGGTCGGCCTCATGCTGCTGATACTTGTTCTCATATTCAGCGTGCGCGGATTCTTCGCCTGGCGCTGGCTCCCGCTGGGTGTAGTCTTCATAGGCATCATCTACACATTCGGCATCATGGGGGTGCTCAGCATACCGATAACCATGGTAACCATGGCGGTCTTCCCTATAATAATCGGCCTGGGGGTAGACTACGCCATACAATTCCATAACCGCTACGACGAGGAATCGCGGCGCGGAGAGACCGTGAAACAGGCCATCGTCGACGCAGTCACACACATAGGCCCGGCGATAGGCGTAGCCATAATCACCGCGTGTCTCGGATTCGCCGCGCTTTATTTCTCGCCCGTTCCCATGATCAAGGACTTCGGCTCAATGCTCATCATCGGCGTCCTGACATGCTACGTGCTGGCAATCTTCTTCCTCCTGGCGATACTTTACAACCATGACTACCGGCGCGCCCGCGCCAAGGCTCCGACAAAGGCGGCTAAAGCGCGTGCCGAGCGCGCCTTCTACGCGCTGGCCATATTCGCCGCATACATTTGCATAAACGCCATCGCCCTCACCAGTAATCCCGATCTCGGCGATTACAAGGATATACTGGTCATCATAGGCGCCGGCAGCCTGCTCATCGCCGCCTTCACCCTGCTGTCCGTAGTCATACGCCGGATACGTAAGATCAACAACGGCAAGAAGTCGGAAAACAGCCATATGGGCTTCGTCGAGAAGGGCCTCCACAAAATGGCCCCGCGAATAATCAGAAGCCGGGCTGTGATACTGCCGATTGCTCTGGCGCTCACCATAGCGGGCGTCATCGCCGACGGGCACATCGAGACCGAAACCGACGAGTTGAATTTCATATCAGAAGATGTTCCCGTCATTGAGGATATGTTATTGCTGCAGGATATATCCGGCGGATTTCTTTCGGCAAACATCCTGATAGAGGCTGATGATATATCCAATCCGGCAACGCTGGAATGGATGCTGGGAGTAGAATCACAGATTATGAACAACGGCTATCAGGGAGTCCTTGGAACGAACAGCATCGCAAGCACCGTATATGGCATGGCCGGAGGGCAGATACCCCCCGATACGGGGCAGATCAAAGGGCTTATCTCCGCATTGCCTACCCAGGTCTCCCGCAACCTCATCACAGAGGATTACAAAGCGGCCAATATCATAGTGAGCCTCGATTCGTTAATGGGAAGCGAAGAGACGGAACCCTTCATCGAATCGCTAAGGAGCTATATCTCAACAGCGCCTTCGGGGGTTAGCGGAGTGGTCACCGGCATGCCGGTAATCGGTAAAAAGATGTGGGATGCACTCACGGGCGGCCGAGTGGAGATGACCTTTATCGGCATCGCCATGGTGTTCGGCGGGCTACTCATCCTGTTCAGGCTCAGGATAATACGGGCCCTGATGGCAACGGTGCCTATCGCACTCATAGTAGGCTGGTCCAGCGGCGTGATGTGGCTCTTGGGTATCAAATACACCCCTCTTACCTCTACGCTCAGCGCACTCATCATCGGCATAGGTGTGGAGTTCACCGTCCTGCTTATGATGCGCTACTATGAGGAACGGCAGAGGGGAGAGGAGCCGTTCACGGCCATGGTCACAGCCATGACCAAGATAGGCCGCGCCATCGTCGCCTCCGGGCTCACCGTTATCGGAGGCTTCGGTGCGCTGCTCATAGCCCGCGATTTCGCTATACTGGTCGACTTCGGCGTTGTGACCATGATCAACGTGGCCTTCGCTCTGGTCAGCACGCTGTTCGTGCTACCTCCGCTAATCGTATGGATCGACTCGTGGCAGAGCAGGAAAGAATTGAAAGCGCGGCGACGCGCGAAGCATCGAGCGCAAACAAAACAGACAAAAAAATCGGAGTTACCCGCGGCCGGGTAG
- a CDS encoding LiaF domain-containing protein, with product MRQSAILGASKLGKGPWRPEKKVTAIAFMGGCEVDFRQAELEDGVTEVSAISILGDVNIVVTPDIPVTISGVSILGSRNIARTKELVPSLNAKKSIHVKTVCILGGCYVTEFSEYEEEWT from the coding sequence ATGCGACAATCGGCAATACTCGGTGCCTCAAAATTAGGGAAAGGCCCTTGGCGTCCGGAGAAAAAGGTTACCGCAATCGCATTCATGGGCGGCTGTGAAGTGGATTTCAGGCAGGCTGAGCTTGAGGACGGCGTCACGGAAGTGAGCGCGATTTCAATACTGGGCGATGTAAACATCGTGGTCACGCCGGACATTCCGGTGACTATATCAGGTGTATCGATCCTGGGATCTAGAAACATAGCGCGCACGAAAGAACTGGTTCCCAGCCTGAACGCGAAGAAGTCCATACATGTTAAGACTGTCTGCATTCTTGGCGGATGCTACGTAACCGAGTTCAGCGAATACGAAGAGGAATGGACTTAA
- the surE gene encoding 5'/3'-nucleotidase SurE, with protein sequence MKILVTNDDGFYARGLWLLARELSKVGEVVIVAPDREQSAVSSSMTLHHPLRVRKVRSPLEGVSSYSVEGTPSDCVILALGRLLTEKVDLVFSGINEGANLGDDVLLSGTVGAALQGYFKGIPSVAISVGAIKDVHFDVAAKLAGVLARKMGDIPREVLLNVNLPNLPLDKIQGIEVTKLGRRSFGDQVVEGNDGKREYYWIVRGEPQWQPSEGTDVKAFIEDKISITPLYTDLTSSQALSKLKKLPSELLNGLK encoded by the coding sequence TTGAAGATACTGGTAACAAATGATGACGGTTTCTACGCCAGGGGGCTGTGGCTGCTCGCGCGTGAGCTTAGCAAGGTCGGCGAGGTTGTAATCGTAGCCCCCGACCGCGAGCAGAGCGCTGTGAGCAGCTCGATGACGCTGCATCATCCGCTCAGGGTGAGGAAGGTCAGATCGCCGCTTGAGGGAGTGTCCAGCTATTCGGTTGAAGGCACTCCCTCAGATTGCGTCATCCTGGCGTTAGGCCGTCTCCTTACCGAGAAGGTCGACCTCGTGTTCTCAGGGATAAACGAGGGGGCCAATCTTGGCGACGATGTGCTCCTGTCCGGTACCGTCGGCGCGGCATTGCAGGGATACTTCAAGGGTATTCCTTCCGTGGCCATATCCGTCGGCGCCATCAAGGATGTGCATTTCGACGTAGCGGCAAAGCTTGCGGGCGTGCTGGCACGAAAGATGGGGGATATCCCCAGGGAGGTTCTGCTGAACGTGAACCTGCCCAATCTACCCCTCGATAAAATCCAGGGCATAGAGGTCACAAAGCTGGGGCGCAGGAGCTTCGGCGACCAGGTTGTCGAAGGGAATGACGGCAAGAGGGAGTACTACTGGATCGTCAGGGGGGAGCCGCAATGGCAGCCGTCGGAGGGCACGGACGTGAAGGCCTTTATCGAGGATAAGATATCGATAACGCCTTTATATACGGACCTCACCAGCTCTCAAGCGCTGTCCAAGCTGAAGAAGCTGCCGTCGGAACTACTGAACGGGCTCAAATAG